A region from the Alnus glutinosa chromosome 5, dhAlnGlut1.1, whole genome shotgun sequence genome encodes:
- the LOC133868723 gene encoding putative F-box/LRR-repeat protein 23, whose amino-acid sequence MEPPPDLADEFPNWLELPRDVTASILLRLGAVEILTSVQMVCSPWRNLFKDPSMWRAVDMRNSGDWDPSYDLERMCRHAVDRSCGQLVDISVEYFGTDELLRHIADSSSQLKRLRLVHCYIISDEVLSEVAAKLPLLEELAISHCSLSKEALKAVGRCCPLLKSLKFNHKGYRTPHIECDEEALAIAENMPGLHRLQIFGNKLTNDGVQAILDGCPHLESLDLRQCFNVTLARNLGRRCAEQIKDLRHPHDSTDDYEFDAELIDYGSFDDDYESRHSSDEFSFSDGNHDRGIDLFSDEFSDASNSDGYYNDYDDLI is encoded by the exons ATGGAACCTCCTCCTGACCTGGCAGACGAGTTCCCCAATTGGCTGGAGCTGCCCCGCGACGTGACGGCGTCGATCCTGCTGAGACTGGGCGCTGTCGAGATCCTGACGAGCGTGCAGATGGTGTGCTCGCCGTGGCGCAACCTCTTCAAAGACCCGTCGATGTGGCGCGCTGTCGACATGCGCAACAGTGGCGACTGGGATCCCTCCTACGACCTCGAGAGGATGTGCCGCCACGCCGTCGATCGCAGCTGTGGCCAGTTGGTCGATATCAGCGTCGAGTACTTTGGCACCGACGAGCTCCTCAGGCACATCGCTGACAG TTCAAGTCAGCTCAAACGCCTGCGACTTGTACACTGCTATATCATTTCAGATGAGGTATTGAGTGAAGTGGCTGCAAAACTTCCATTACTAGAGGAGCTTGCCATTTCACACTGTTCATTGTCAAAAGAAGCTCTGAAAGCTGTGGGCCGGTGTTGCCCTCTTTTGAAATCACTCAAATTCAACCACAAGGGGTATAGAACTCCACACATAGAGTGTGATGAGGAGGCACTTGCTATTGCAGAGAACATGCCTGGATTGCACCGCCTCCAGATTTTCGGAAATAAGCTGACTAATGACGGTGTGCAGGCCATCCTTGATGGTTGTCCTCACCTTGAATCACTTGACCTACGCCAATGTTTCAATGTCACTCTGGCAAGGAATTTGGGAAGAAGATGTGCTGAGCAGATTAAGGACTTGCGGCATCCCCATGATTCTACCGATGACTATGAATTTGATGCTGAACTTATTgattatggttcttttgatgACGACTATGAATCTAGGCATTCGTCTGATGAATTCTCATTCTCAGATGGCAATCATGACAGGGGCATAGATCTTTTTTCTGATGAATTCTCAGATGCCAGCAACTCCGACGGCTACTACAATGACTACGATGACCTCATCTAA